A genomic segment from Flavobacterium sp. 9R encodes:
- a CDS encoding cryptochrome/photolyase family protein, which translates to MAKLRLILGDQLNEQHSWYTTPESDCIYLMAEMLQETNYVKHHIQKVVAFFLSMRNFSERLLSKGHQVKYYTINDPENLQDLEKIINQCINQFGIEKFEYQLPDEYRLDQQLKTICQGLKIPSEAFDTEHFYTSREELAAFFQGKKTLLMESFYRQMRKKHTILMHGDTPIGNQWNFDHDNRKKYGGEVPIPKNIEFQKEVTEVIEEINRAGVSTFGFIDSEKFVWPTSRTECLEMLQYFCNQLLSHFGDYEDAMHTEEKFLFHSRLSFALNSKMLSPKEVIQTAVSYYHKNQSTISLSQIEGFVRQILGWREYVRGIYWKEMPNYSSLNKLKNFNPLPNFFWDGQTKMNCMHHAIQQSLEDAYAHHIQRLMVIGNFSLLTQTHPDEVDAWYLGVYIDAIEWVELPNTRGMSQYADGGILATKPYVSSGNYINKMSNYCGKCHYNVKQKTEDKACPFNALYWNFLDDKKEFFQGNQRMGMMLNLLAKIKPEELYQIKKKAKDIISNINDY; encoded by the coding sequence ATGGCAAAACTACGACTCATCTTAGGAGACCAACTCAATGAACAACACTCTTGGTATACTACTCCAGAAAGTGACTGTATCTATCTGATGGCCGAAATGCTTCAGGAAACCAATTATGTAAAACATCACATTCAAAAAGTAGTCGCTTTTTTCCTTTCGATGCGTAATTTTTCAGAAAGATTACTATCCAAAGGACACCAAGTAAAATACTACACCATCAACGACCCAGAAAATTTACAAGACTTAGAAAAGATAATCAATCAATGCATTAATCAATTTGGCATTGAAAAATTCGAATACCAATTGCCTGATGAATACCGCTTAGACCAACAACTAAAAACTATTTGTCAAGGTTTAAAAATACCATCAGAAGCATTCGATACGGAACATTTTTATACTTCAAGAGAAGAATTAGCCGCTTTTTTTCAAGGTAAAAAGACACTTTTAATGGAATCGTTTTATCGCCAAATGCGAAAAAAACATACTATTTTAATGCATGGCGACACACCAATTGGCAATCAATGGAATTTTGACCATGATAATCGCAAAAAATATGGTGGTGAGGTCCCTATTCCTAAAAACATTGAATTTCAAAAAGAGGTAACTGAAGTCATTGAAGAAATCAATCGAGCAGGCGTAAGCACTTTTGGCTTCATTGATTCTGAAAAATTTGTGTGGCCGACCTCAAGAACAGAATGTCTCGAAATGCTACAGTATTTTTGCAACCAACTGCTGAGCCATTTTGGCGATTATGAAGATGCGATGCATACCGAAGAAAAGTTTTTATTTCATTCTAGATTATCGTTTGCATTAAATAGCAAAATGCTTTCACCAAAGGAAGTAATTCAAACGGCGGTATCCTATTATCATAAAAACCAAAGCACAATTAGCTTATCTCAAATAGAAGGATTTGTTCGTCAAATTTTAGGTTGGCGTGAATATGTTCGGGGGATTTACTGGAAAGAAATGCCAAACTATTCGTCATTAAATAAACTGAAAAACTTCAATCCTTTACCTAATTTCTTTTGGGATGGTCAAACCAAAATGAACTGTATGCACCACGCCATACAGCAAAGTTTAGAAGATGCCTATGCACACCATATCCAACGATTAATGGTTATTGGCAACTTTAGTCTACTTACTCAAACCCATCCTGACGAAGTGGACGCTTGGTATCTAGGGGTTTACATAGATGCAATCGAATGGGTAGAATTACCCAACACCCGTGGTATGTCGCAATACGCTGATGGCGGAATACTGGCTACAAAACCCTATGTTTCCTCAGGAAATTACATCAACAAAATGAGTAATTATTGTGGAAAATGTCACTACAATGTAAAGCAAAAAACAGAAGACAAAGCTTGTCCATTCAATGCTTTATATTGGAACTTTCTTGATGATAAAAAAGAATTCTTTCAAGGCAACCAAAGAATGGGAATGATGCTCAATTTATTGGCCAAAATAAAACCAGAGGAATTGTACCAAATAAAGAAAAAAGCAAAAGACATCATCAGCAATATCAATGATTATTAG
- a CDS encoding flavin reductase family protein — translation MKHLTKESIVQMDKISKLNLINSCTGYKSANLIATKSIDGDTNVAVFSSITHLGSSPALIGFIMRPTTVPRDTYKNIMETGYFTVNHITLDMIADAHHTSANYDTGVSEFDKTNLVEEYKDNFPIPFVKGSPVQLYCKFVNEYYIKENDTIHVIASIEHLFFEEELQHKDSWLQLDKANVITLNGLDGYCLPKLVDRFKYARKDQPTASFFE, via the coding sequence ATGAAGCATTTAACCAAAGAAAGCATCGTACAAATGGATAAGATTTCAAAACTAAACCTTATCAATTCGTGTACAGGATATAAATCTGCCAATTTGATTGCTACCAAATCTATTGATGGAGATACTAATGTGGCTGTATTTAGCAGCATTACACATTTAGGGAGTAGCCCTGCTCTAATTGGATTTATTATGCGTCCTACAACAGTCCCCAGAGACACTTATAAAAACATTATGGAGACTGGTTATTTTACTGTAAATCACATCACGTTAGATATGATTGCCGATGCGCACCATACATCAGCCAACTATGATACTGGTGTTTCAGAATTTGACAAAACCAATTTAGTTGAAGAATACAAAGACAACTTTCCTATCCCTTTTGTAAAAGGGAGTCCAGTACAACTATACTGCAAATTTGTGAATGAATATTACATCAAAGAAAATGACACCATTCATGTAATTGCCTCCATCGAGCATTTATTTTTTGAAGAAGAATTGCAACACAAAGACAGCTGGTTACAACTAGACAAAGCAAACGTAATAACACTAAATGGTTTGGATGGCTATTGTCTTCCAAAATTAGTAGACCGCTTCAAATATGCGAGAAAAGACCAACCCACTGCTTCTTTTTTTGAATAA
- a CDS encoding penicillin acylase family protein has protein sequence MRVVKKIALFIFLFLIVLVLAIVGYAFYTKPKYNGELALKNIEKTTTVFFDDFGVPHIYANSQKDAMVALGYVHAQDRLWQMELMRRIAPGRLSEIFGSVALQNDMFFAGLGIEEASEIAISKLDKNGKDYQLAMAYLDGINQYLEEGKTPIEFYLVGVKKEKFTLKDVYNIFGYMSFSFAMAQKTDPLLTDIRDQLGPEYLKDFGLDGSLGTTRIKNAKEKIKEYSEIAKSVTALLDQSPIPPFIGSNSWVIAPPKTENGKVIFANDPHIGFSQPATWYEAHIVTPDFELYGYYLAGTPYPLLGHNRKYAYGLTMFENDDLDLYKEENKADDVNSYLSPKGFMNYQIRNKTIQVKDSSAVNLKVKISRHGPIVNDLIKGLNTKQPIALSWIYTQQPIQILDAVYRLSHAQNISDFQKGVALIAAPGLNVMYGDAKGNVAWWATGKLYKHQPGVNPNFILNGASGKEDIAEYLDFSKNPSAVNPSWNYVYSANNQPEAVDGFLYPGYYLPEDRAKRITTLLDAKQKWNKQAVSQMIVDNTSSTVTETLKVMLASIASESLSENQKQAFTILKDWKGDNNLNQVAPTIYNKWLYLYLKNTFEDELGNDKFEQFLGTHIGKQVATKLIANPNSIWWDDTTTKGTEETQAFIFKKSYKEAIAALEKQLGNTVASWTWNKVHTVEHQHPLGKVSALKPIFNVGPFEIAGTNEVINNLMFGLNASGNYKVTGGPSTRRVIDFSDVENSWSIIPTGQSGNPMSAHYADQTQMYNEGKFRKMKMNKAEIVTTSTKLIFNPIKK, from the coding sequence ATGAGAGTAGTTAAAAAAATTGCCCTATTTATTTTCTTGTTTTTAATTGTTTTAGTATTGGCTATAGTTGGCTATGCTTTTTACACCAAACCTAAATATAATGGTGAACTTGCTTTGAAAAATATAGAGAAGACCACCACTGTATTTTTTGATGATTTTGGAGTGCCTCATATTTATGCTAACAGTCAAAAAGATGCGATGGTAGCTTTGGGTTATGTGCATGCTCAAGACCGTTTATGGCAAATGGAATTGATGCGACGCATTGCTCCCGGAAGACTATCAGAGATTTTCGGTTCAGTTGCGTTGCAAAATGACATGTTTTTTGCGGGTTTAGGCATCGAAGAAGCTTCTGAAATTGCCATTTCCAAATTGGATAAAAATGGAAAGGATTATCAATTAGCTATGGCATATTTAGATGGAATTAACCAATATTTGGAAGAAGGTAAAACACCTATTGAGTTTTATTTAGTTGGGGTTAAAAAAGAAAAATTCACACTCAAAGATGTCTATAATATTTTTGGATACATGTCATTCAGCTTTGCTATGGCACAAAAAACAGACCCATTATTGACTGATATTCGTGACCAATTAGGACCAGAGTATTTAAAGGATTTTGGTTTAGATGGCTCTTTGGGAACTACAAGAATCAAAAATGCAAAAGAAAAAATAAAGGAATATTCGGAAATTGCAAAATCAGTAACTGCATTGCTTGACCAATCTCCAATTCCACCTTTTATTGGTAGTAACAGTTGGGTTATTGCGCCGCCAAAAACAGAGAACGGTAAAGTTATTTTTGCCAACGATCCTCATATTGGATTTTCTCAACCAGCTACTTGGTATGAAGCCCACATCGTCACACCTGATTTTGAATTGTATGGGTATTATTTAGCAGGAACACCTTATCCGCTTTTAGGACACAATAGGAAGTATGCTTATGGGTTAACGATGTTCGAAAATGATGATTTGGATTTGTATAAAGAAGAAAACAAAGCAGATGATGTCAATAGCTATTTGAGTCCAAAAGGATTTATGAATTACCAAATCCGTAACAAAACTATCCAAGTTAAAGATTCTTCTGCTGTTAATTTGAAAGTAAAAATTAGCCGTCACGGCCCTATTGTAAATGATTTAATCAAAGGATTGAATACTAAGCAGCCTATTGCGCTTTCTTGGATTTATACCCAACAACCAATACAGATTTTAGATGCAGTGTATCGATTGTCTCATGCCCAAAATATATCAGATTTTCAGAAAGGTGTGGCATTAATAGCAGCTCCAGGATTGAACGTTATGTATGGTGATGCGAAAGGAAATGTGGCTTGGTGGGCAACAGGTAAATTATACAAACACCAACCTGGAGTAAATCCTAATTTTATTTTGAATGGGGCATCAGGGAAGGAAGATATTGCTGAGTATTTGGATTTTTCTAAAAATCCGTCCGCTGTAAATCCATCGTGGAATTATGTTTATTCGGCCAATAACCAACCCGAAGCTGTTGATGGTTTCCTATATCCAGGATATTATTTACCAGAAGATAGAGCCAAGCGAATTACAACGCTTTTAGATGCCAAACAAAAATGGAACAAACAAGCCGTAAGTCAAATGATAGTTGATAATACTTCTTCAACAGTAACTGAGACGCTTAAAGTGATGTTGGCTTCTATTGCTTCGGAATCACTTTCAGAAAATCAAAAACAAGCTTTTACTATCTTAAAGGATTGGAAGGGCGATAATAATCTCAATCAAGTGGCTCCAACAATTTACAACAAATGGCTCTATTTGTATTTGAAAAACACCTTTGAAGATGAATTAGGTAATGACAAATTCGAGCAGTTTTTAGGAACACATATCGGGAAACAAGTAGCTACAAAGCTAATTGCGAATCCTAACTCAATTTGGTGGGATGATACCACTACAAAAGGAACCGAAGAAACGCAAGCTTTTATTTTCAAAAAGTCTTATAAAGAAGCTATAGCTGCTCTCGAGAAGCAATTAGGGAATACTGTCGCATCTTGGACTTGGAACAAAGTGCATACAGTAGAACACCAACATCCATTAGGTAAGGTCAGTGCTTTGAAGCCAATTTTCAATGTGGGGCCTTTCGAAATTGCGGGAACTAACGAAGTGATTAACAATTTGATGTTTGGTCTGAATGCTTCAGGGAATTATAAAGTGACTGGAGGGCCTTCTACCAGAAGAGTTATCGATTTTTCGGATGTGGAAAATAGTTGGAGTATCATTCCTACTGGGCAATCTGGTAATCCAATGAGTGCTCATTATGCCGACCAAACGCAAATGTATAACGAAGGCAAATTCAGAAAAATGAAAATGAATAAAGCCGAAATCGTTACAACTTCAACAAAATTAATCTTTAATCCCATTAAAAAATAG
- a CDS encoding NAD(P)/FAD-dependent oxidoreductase: MQTPQKIAVVGSGLVGTLLAIYLKKLGHTVHVYDRSPDIRTVEFSGRSINLVMSNRGWKTLQDIGLEEEIKKIGIQVDKRGIHLKDGTFTTQFYGKEGESIFSLSRGVLNRRMIDLAEEAGAEFFFNRKIWDVSLANASLYEGETEQGEWKELKYDIVFGADGAFSRVRHRMQRQSQFDYSQEFMKIGYKELHIPANEDGTHKIDKNSLHIWPRGNFMLMGLANLDGSFTCTLFMPFEGENSFENLKDETTLVDFFAEYFPDTKDVIPDLVEDFFRNPTSYLVMTKCFPWTHSDKVALIGDSAHAIVPFYGHGMNAGFEDITTLNEMILKYGDDWKTIFSEYQKSRKPNADAIAELSRRNFEEMSSKTADPKFLLQKKIEKWFSDKHPKKWMPLYSRVTFSLQPYAEALAIGDFQNKIMEEIMQFPDIAQKWDSPEVEEKIIQLLNVK; this comes from the coding sequence ATGCAAACACCTCAAAAAATAGCCGTTGTAGGTTCTGGTTTAGTTGGAACTTTATTGGCAATTTACCTGAAAAAATTAGGGCACACAGTGCATGTCTACGACAGAAGTCCAGACATCAGAACTGTTGAGTTTTCTGGACGTTCTATTAATTTAGTGATGTCTAACCGTGGTTGGAAAACACTTCAGGATATTGGTCTTGAAGAAGAGATAAAAAAAATTGGTATTCAAGTAGATAAAAGAGGGATTCATCTCAAAGATGGAACTTTTACCACACAATTTTACGGAAAAGAAGGGGAGTCTATCTTTTCGCTTTCCAGAGGAGTTCTCAACAGAAGAATGATTGATTTAGCGGAAGAAGCAGGAGCTGAATTCTTTTTTAATAGAAAAATTTGGGATGTTTCTTTAGCGAATGCCTCACTTTATGAAGGAGAAACGGAGCAAGGGGAATGGAAGGAATTAAAGTATGATATAGTTTTTGGAGCCGATGGTGCTTTTTCAAGAGTACGTCATCGTATGCAGCGTCAATCTCAATTTGATTATTCTCAAGAGTTTATGAAGATTGGCTATAAGGAATTGCATATTCCAGCGAATGAAGACGGTACTCATAAAATCGATAAAAACTCACTGCACATTTGGCCTCGTGGTAATTTTATGTTGATGGGCTTGGCCAATTTAGATGGAAGTTTTACTTGTACGTTGTTCATGCCTTTTGAAGGTGAAAATTCGTTTGAAAATTTAAAAGACGAAACGACTTTAGTTGATTTTTTTGCAGAATACTTCCCAGATACCAAAGATGTAATTCCAGATTTAGTCGAAGATTTTTTTAGAAACCCAACAAGCTATTTGGTGATGACCAAATGTTTTCCTTGGACGCATAGTGATAAAGTTGCATTAATTGGAGATTCGGCTCATGCGATAGTTCCTTTTTATGGTCATGGAATGAATGCTGGTTTTGAAGATATTACCACGCTAAATGAAATGATTTTGAAATATGGAGACGATTGGAAAACTATTTTTTCAGAATATCAAAAGTCAAGAAAACCTAATGCAGATGCAATTGCCGAACTTTCAAGACGAAATTTTGAAGAAATGAGCTCCAAAACTGCCGACCCAAAATTTTTACTGCAAAAGAAAATCGAGAAATGGTTTTCGGATAAGCATCCTAAAAAATGGATGCCCTTGTACAGCCGTGTAACATTTAGTTTGCAACCTTATGCTGAAGCTTTGGCTATTGGTGATTTTCAAAATAAAATTATGGAGGAAATTATGCAGTTTCCTGATATTGCCCAAAAATGGGACAGCCCAGAAGTAGAAGAAAAAATTATTCAGTTATTGAATGTAAAATAA
- a CDS encoding cupin domain-containing protein: MKKYTLQKSPFIVPTTDGKLIEEHHGIPTTQNRDVSIAHMIAPPRWSEPFQTPEFDEYTYIIKGKKQFIIEGETIILEAGQSIHIQKNTRVQYSNPFEEPCEYIAICTPAFDFNKVHRE, from the coding sequence ATGAAAAAATACACCTTACAAAAATCCCCTTTTATTGTCCCTACAACAGACGGTAAACTAATCGAAGAACATCACGGCATCCCAACTACTCAAAATAGAGACGTTTCTATCGCGCATATGATTGCGCCTCCTAGATGGAGCGAACCTTTTCAAACCCCAGAGTTTGACGAATACACTTACATCATCAAAGGGAAAAAGCAATTTATAATCGAAGGAGAAACGATAATTCTGGAAGCAGGACAATCGATACATATTCAAAAAAATACGCGTGTTCAATATTCGAATCCATTTGAGGAGCCTTGTGAGTATATCGCTATTTGCACTCCCGCTTTTGATTTTAATAAAGTCCACCGCGAATAA
- a CDS encoding DMT family protein, giving the protein MKGALTIGLLILSNIFMTLAWYGHLKFKELKWFENAGLITIVFISWGLALFEYFFQVPANKIGYQENGGPFSLMQLKVIQEVITLIIFVLFSLLFFKNETFRWNHAVGFLFLVLAVYFIFKK; this is encoded by the coding sequence ATGAAAGGCGCACTAACTATTGGTTTATTAATTTTGTCGAATATATTTATGACCTTAGCTTGGTATGGACATTTGAAATTTAAGGAACTAAAATGGTTTGAAAACGCAGGACTCATCACCATCGTTTTCATCAGCTGGGGCCTCGCGCTTTTTGAATATTTCTTTCAAGTACCTGCTAATAAAATTGGATATCAAGAAAACGGAGGACCGTTTAGTTTGATGCAATTAAAAGTAATTCAAGAAGTCATAACTTTAATTATTTTTGTTTTGTTCTCTTTACTTTTTTTCAAAAACGAAACCTTTCGATGGAATCATGCTGTTGGCTTTTTATTTCTAGTGCTAGCCGTTTATTTTATCTTTAAAAAGTAA
- a CDS encoding helicase HerA-like domain-containing protein yields the protein MNQKSDFKTTISEGYSSKGESIILGGAILNGEAIADAFVKIPLKTLNRHGLIAGATGTGKTKTIQVLSEQLSSKGIPVLMMDIKGDFSGIAMPGEEKSFITERHQKINIPFSASSYPVELLSLSDQSGVRLRATISEFGPVLFSRILDLNDTQAGVVSVIFKYCDDNQMPLLDLKDIKKVINYITEEGKEEIANAYGKISTATTGTILRKIIELEQQGADLFFGEKSFEIDDLMRIDETGKGYINIIRLNDIQDKPKLFSTFMLSLLAEIYQQMPEKGDSEQPELVLFIDEAHLIFNEASKALLDQIETIVKLIRSKGIGIYFITQNPMDIPSGVLAQLGLKIQHALRAFTANDRKSIKQTADNYPSSEFYNTEELLTSLGIGEALVTALNEKGIPTPLAATIMRAPTSRMDVLTESEIQAINSKSKLVKKYSELIDRESAYELLTQKINAAQEQATQASTEAKEEKTSSGPSTTEVVTKSVLKVVTSASFIRGAFGILSKLFKK from the coding sequence ATGAATCAAAAATCTGATTTTAAAACCACGATATCCGAAGGTTATTCTTCTAAAGGAGAAAGCATTATCTTAGGAGGAGCCATTTTAAATGGAGAAGCAATTGCTGATGCATTTGTAAAAATTCCCTTAAAAACTTTAAATCGTCACGGCTTAATTGCTGGAGCAACCGGAACTGGTAAAACAAAGACGATACAAGTGCTTTCGGAGCAATTATCGTCTAAAGGTATCCCCGTTTTGATGATGGACATCAAAGGTGACTTTAGTGGCATAGCAATGCCTGGAGAAGAAAAGTCTTTCATAACAGAACGTCATCAAAAAATAAACATTCCATTTAGCGCCTCAAGTTACCCTGTAGAACTACTTTCGCTGTCTGACCAAAGTGGTGTTCGGCTAAGGGCTACAATATCAGAATTTGGCCCCGTTCTTTTCTCTAGAATACTTGATTTGAATGACACTCAAGCAGGTGTAGTTTCAGTGATTTTTAAATACTGTGATGACAATCAAATGCCGCTTTTGGATTTGAAAGACATCAAAAAAGTCATCAATTACATTACAGAAGAAGGAAAAGAAGAAATTGCCAATGCTTACGGGAAAATTTCAACAGCTACAACTGGAACTATCCTCAGAAAAATTATCGAATTAGAACAACAAGGAGCTGATTTGTTTTTTGGAGAAAAATCATTCGAAATTGATGATTTAATGCGAATTGACGAAACCGGAAAAGGCTACATCAACATCATTCGCCTCAATGACATTCAGGATAAGCCTAAATTATTCTCGACTTTTATGCTCAGTCTTTTGGCGGAAATTTACCAACAGATGCCCGAAAAAGGAGATTCGGAACAACCTGAATTGGTTTTATTCATCGACGAGGCACATTTAATTTTTAATGAAGCCAGTAAAGCGCTTTTAGACCAAATAGAAACTATTGTAAAACTAATTCGTTCAAAAGGAATAGGGATTTACTTTATCACCCAAAACCCAATGGATATTCCAAGTGGCGTTTTGGCACAATTAGGGTTAAAAATTCAACATGCTTTGAGAGCCTTTACCGCCAACGACCGTAAATCCATCAAACAAACCGCCGATAATTATCCTTCAAGCGAATTTTACAATACAGAAGAACTATTAACCAGTTTAGGAATCGGAGAAGCTTTGGTCACTGCTTTGAACGAAAAAGGGATTCCTACTCCACTTGCAGCAACCATAATGCGAGCTCCAACAAGCCGAATGGATGTTTTGACCGAAAGCGAAATACAAGCTATAAATTCTAAATCAAAATTAGTCAAAAAATATAGCGAACTTATTGATAGAGAAAGTGCTTACGAATTGCTTACTCAAAAAATAAATGCAGCACAGGAACAAGCTACACAAGCTTCGACTGAAGCTAAAGAAGAAAAAACCTCTTCAGGACCAAGCACAACTGAAGTAGTCACTAAATCCGTTTTAAAAGTCGTAACAAGCGCCTCCTTCATTCGAGGAGCCTTTGGCATTTTATCGAAATTATTCAAAAAATAG
- a CDS encoding MotA/TolQ/ExbB proton channel family protein, with translation MANVKAKKESTSNGGGMVSGIIIASCVFVGWLVWTFIMGDGANFEGGVNTGHPLPGNYLAMVYKGGPIVPVLMGLLLMVIVFSFERYMVITKAAGKGNLDTFMKKVQGDIKEGKIDEAIVACDKQQGSVANAIKSALVKYQDVKKEGFNSEEASETIHKEIEEATSLEMPMLEKNMTIISSLVSLGTLAGLLGTVTGMIKAFGALATAGTPDQAALANGISEALINTATGISTSVLAIISYNFFTSKIDDLTYSIDEAGTTIVNTYRKFRGSLKQ, from the coding sequence ATGGCAAACGTTAAAGCAAAAAAAGAAAGCACTTCAAATGGAGGAGGAATGGTTTCAGGAATTATTATCGCATCATGTGTTTTTGTAGGATGGTTAGTATGGACTTTTATTATGGGAGACGGTGCTAACTTTGAAGGAGGAGTAAATACAGGCCACCCACTACCAGGAAATTACTTAGCAATGGTTTATAAAGGAGGTCCTATCGTACCAGTTTTGATGGGATTATTATTAATGGTGATTGTATTTTCTTTCGAAAGATACATGGTAATCACTAAAGCTGCTGGAAAAGGTAACTTAGATACTTTTATGAAAAAAGTACAAGGTGATATTAAAGAAGGAAAAATTGATGAAGCTATCGTAGCTTGTGATAAACAACAAGGTTCTGTAGCTAATGCTATTAAATCTGCTTTGGTAAAATACCAAGATGTTAAAAAAGAAGGATTCAATAGTGAAGAAGCTTCTGAAACTATCCACAAAGAAATCGAAGAGGCTACTTCATTAGAAATGCCAATGTTAGAGAAAAATATGACTATCATTTCTTCATTAGTATCTTTAGGAACTCTTGCTGGTTTGTTAGGAACAGTAACAGGTATGATTAAAGCGTTTGGTGCGTTAGCAACTGCAGGTACTCCTGACCAAGCTGCTCTTGCAAATGGTATCTCTGAGGCACTTATCAATACAGCTACAGGTATCTCTACTTCTGTATTAGCAATTATCTCTTACAACTTCTTTACTTCTAAAATTGACGATTTAACTTACTCTATCGATGAGGCTGGTACTACTATCGTTAACACTTACAGAAAATTTAGAGGTAGCTTAAAACAATAA
- a CDS encoding biopolymer transporter ExbD translates to MAELNTKGGKKSTSIDMTAMCDVAFLLLTFFILTATAKAPEVLPVDTPQSTVQTKLPTDNLATITIGKGKVFFDLKGREVRKKTLELMGQKYEMEFSDDDTNKFALMESFGVPLQNLKQILDMKASDRAKAGQPGIPKDSLDNQLKEWLLNARRANIDINDKELEIAIKGDAKEEYATIKQVMDILQDQKINNFSLVTGLRGKNF, encoded by the coding sequence ATGGCAGAATTAAATACTAAAGGAGGAAAAAAATCCACATCGATTGATATGACCGCGATGTGTGATGTTGCTTTCCTTTTGCTAACGTTCTTTATTTTGACTGCTACAGCTAAAGCTCCTGAAGTTTTACCAGTGGATACGCCACAATCTACAGTGCAAACTAAATTGCCTACAGATAACTTGGCTACAATCACAATTGGTAAAGGAAAAGTGTTTTTTGACTTAAAAGGAAGAGAAGTTCGTAAGAAAACCCTAGAATTAATGGGGCAAAAGTACGAAATGGAATTTTCTGATGACGATACAAACAAATTTGCTTTGATGGAAAGTTTTGGTGTGCCACTTCAAAATTTAAAACAAATTTTGGATATGAAGGCGTCAGATAGAGCTAAAGCAGGTCAACCAGGTATTCCAAAAGATTCTTTAGACAATCAATTGAAAGAATGGCTTTTAAATGCAAGACGTGCTAATATTGATATTAATGACAAAGAATTGGAAATAGCAATCAAAGGAGATGCTAAAGAAGAATATGCTACAATTAAACAAGTAATGGATATTTTGCAAGATCAAAAAATCAACAACTTTAGTTTGGTTACTGGTTTAAGAGGAAAGAATTTTTAA
- a CDS encoding biopolymer transporter ExbD has product MAELNTGGGGGKKGGGKVRSKKQNSKVDLTAMVDLAFLLITFFMLTTTLSKPQSMNLGLPDKADKPEDNKDIKVDENRTMTILLGENGKLVSYMGMISAPLAAPKDFAYGKDGIRKELLSRRQSVLEYSASKGKPKNGIIVIIKPSKKATYRNLVDILDEMAIVDVPTYAIVNEFSPEEQKLLAAK; this is encoded by the coding sequence ATGGCTGAATTAAATACCGGTGGCGGTGGAGGCAAAAAAGGTGGTGGAAAAGTAAGAAGTAAAAAACAAAATTCAAAAGTAGATTTAACTGCTATGGTGGATTTGGCCTTCTTATTGATTACCTTCTTTATGTTGACCACAACGCTATCAAAACCTCAATCTATGAATTTGGGGTTGCCAGATAAAGCAGATAAACCAGAAGATAATAAGGATATTAAAGTTGATGAAAATCGTACTATGACTATTCTGCTTGGTGAGAACGGAAAGTTAGTATCCTATATGGGTATGATTAGTGCTCCACTTGCTGCTCCTAAAGATTTTGCTTATGGAAAAGATGGTATTCGAAAAGAATTATTATCTAGAAGACAATCAGTATTAGAATATTCTGCATCTAAAGGGAAACCAAAGAACGGAATTATTGTAATTATTAAACCAAGTAAAAAAGCAACATACCGCAACTTGGTAGATATATTGGATGAGATGGCTATAGTAGATGTTCCTACTTATGCTATAGTAAACGAGTTTTCGCCAGAGGAACAAAAATTGTTAGCGGCAAAATAG